Proteins co-encoded in one Candidatus Hydrogenedentota bacterium genomic window:
- a CDS encoding ABC transporter permease, with protein sequence MSAAPNPIEIARPRRHEKQSYSRLVARQFRRRRASVAALLLLVLLGGIAVAAPFIAGGVPIYMKKDGKTFWFPNVRTHEELVGFDFSAWKPAPGDVGVWPLVPHAPDQSNLMHRLRPPSAQHWLGTDDRGRDVLSRIVWGTRISMSVGFVAEGISVVIGVVLGALAGFYLGKTDTIIMRLIEIVTLFPVFVLIITLVSLLPPSIWNIMIVLGITGWTGIARLVRGEMLKLRNVEFTLAARASGLSDGRIIFRHLLPNALSPVLVSATFGVAGAIVIESALSFLGFGVPPPTASWGEILSQSKSYLPRGAWWLVVYPGLAIFVTVTAFNLVGAGLRDAMDPRLRE encoded by the coding sequence ATGAGCGCCGCGCCCAACCCCATCGAGATAGCTAGGCCACGGCGCCACGAAAAGCAAAGCTATTCGAGACTCGTGGCTCGTCAGTTTCGCAGACGGCGCGCGTCGGTCGCCGCACTGCTACTGCTCGTTCTGCTCGGCGGAATTGCCGTTGCCGCCCCCTTTATTGCGGGCGGCGTTCCCATATACATGAAGAAAGACGGAAAAACGTTCTGGTTCCCCAACGTGCGAACTCATGAGGAATTGGTCGGGTTCGACTTCTCCGCATGGAAGCCCGCGCCGGGAGACGTTGGCGTGTGGCCGCTCGTACCCCACGCGCCTGACCAATCGAACCTCATGCACAGGCTAAGACCGCCATCGGCACAACACTGGCTGGGGACCGACGACCGTGGCCGCGATGTATTGAGCCGTATCGTGTGGGGCACGCGCATTTCCATGTCCGTCGGATTTGTGGCGGAAGGCATTTCCGTCGTTATCGGTGTTGTGCTTGGCGCGTTGGCCGGCTTCTACCTTGGTAAAACCGATACAATCATCATGCGGCTAATCGAAATCGTGACGTTGTTTCCGGTCTTTGTGCTTATCATCACCTTGGTAAGCCTGTTGCCGCCCAGCATCTGGAACATAATGATTGTGCTCGGCATCACCGGATGGACCGGAATAGCCCGGCTCGTTCGTGGCGAGATGCTCAAGCTGCGAAATGTCGAGTTCACGTTGGCCGCGCGTGCAAGTGGACTCAGCGACGGCCGTATAATCTTTCGCCACCTCTTGCCCAACGCGCTGTCGCCCGTGCTTGTAAGCGCCACGTTTGGTGTCGCCGGCGCCATCGTCATTGAGTCCGCGCTTAGCTTTCTTGGATTCGGCGTGCCTCCGCCTACAGCAAGCTGGGGAGAGATTCTGTCGCAGTCGAAGTCGTACCTGCCGCGTGGCGCATGGTGGCTCGTTGTGTATCCGGGACTGGCAATCTTCGTGACGGTAACCGCGTTTAATCTCGTTGGCGCGGGCTTGCGCGACGCGATGGACCCGAGGTTACGCGAGTGA
- a CDS encoding ABC transporter ATP-binding protein, whose product MAVREQKPVLEVRDLQTHFYTDAGLSRAVDGVSFSIGAGKTLALVGESGCGKSVTALSIMRLIPSPPGRIVGGSIKLHGTELLALPESEMRKVRGNGISMIFQEPMTALNPVFRVGNQIAAAIRVHRPMSKKDARELAVELLYRVGIPAPDERVDDYPHQMSGGMRQRVMIAMALACDPRLLIADEPTTALDVTIQAQILDLLRKLQSEMGMSILMITHNLGIVAEMADEVAIMYAGKIVEHGPMRSIFGAPSHPYTVGLFKSLPSMSKPGERLYAIKGSVPPATRFPAACRFHPRCPYAMDACSRDEPGPIAVAQAHTAACWLHDEATAHREGRALGIPPEDRAV is encoded by the coding sequence ATGGCGGTGCGCGAACAAAAGCCGGTACTCGAGGTGCGCGACCTGCAAACGCACTTTTACACCGATGCCGGTCTGTCGCGCGCGGTGGACGGCGTTTCGTTTTCTATCGGCGCGGGAAAGACATTGGCGCTCGTCGGCGAGAGCGGTTGCGGAAAGAGCGTCACCGCGCTGTCGATCATGCGATTGATTCCGAGTCCGCCCGGCCGAATTGTTGGCGGCTCGATCAAGCTTCACGGCACTGAGTTACTCGCTTTGCCCGAGTCGGAGATGCGCAAGGTGCGCGGCAACGGCATCTCCATGATCTTCCAGGAGCCGATGACGGCGCTGAATCCCGTGTTTCGTGTGGGGAACCAGATTGCCGCGGCGATTCGCGTCCACCGTCCAATGTCGAAGAAGGATGCGCGCGAACTCGCCGTCGAATTGCTGTATCGCGTCGGCATACCCGCGCCGGACGAGCGTGTGGACGACTACCCGCACCAAATGTCAGGCGGCATGCGCCAGCGCGTGATGATCGCCATGGCACTTGCGTGCGACCCGCGACTTTTGATTGCGGACGAGCCGACGACCGCGCTTGACGTAACGATTCAGGCGCAGATTCTCGATCTGCTGCGCAAACTGCAATCCGAAATGGGCATGTCGATTTTGATGATCACGCACAACCTCGGCATTGTCGCGGAGATGGCGGACGAGGTCGCGATCATGTACGCGGGCAAGATCGTCGAGCACGGTCCCATGCGATCGATCTTCGGCGCGCCGAGCCATCCGTATACGGTGGGCCTGTTCAAATCGCTGCCGAGCATGAGCAAGCCGGGTGAGCGCCTGTATGCAATCAAGGGATCGGTCCCGCCGGCGACGCGCTTTCCTGCCGCGTGCCGCTTTCACCCGCGCTGTCCGTACGCGATGGACGCGTGCAGCCGCGATGAGCCGGGGCCCATTGCCGTTGCGCAGGCACATACGGCGGCCTGTTGGTTGCATGATGAGGCGACGGCGCATCGCGAAGGCAGGGCGCTCGGTATCCCGCCGGAGGACCGCGCAGTATGA
- a CDS encoding efflux RND transporter periplasmic adaptor subunit: MRIAVCVSVLTGICFLSAGCGGHDSSPDAPLSTPVISAKVATAEITAAPTVREAVGTVRSITTSAIQSKAVGHVTAVHVKSGDNVEAGAVLVEIDSRDADAQLKAAESGLVAAQRALDEANKGLSAAESAAKAAEAQNDLARATFDRQSKLLAEKAISKQMFDEAEAAAKSAEAEARMRAEEVSAVLAKREQTTAAVEQARAALDAAKVSLSYTKVVAPYAGIIASKSVDVGDLASPGMTLFTLEDRMSYRLEANVDETTVAGIHANDPVAVLIDGISESAVDGTVTEIVPAADPASRTSIVKIALPPNDALRSGQFGRARFASGETASLSVPRSALVTRGQLEGVYALDANDVAHLRLVKTGKTLADRVEVLSGLNEGDRFVAEVTPEVADGVRVTAQ; the protein is encoded by the coding sequence GTGCGCATAGCCGTATGCGTCAGTGTATTGACGGGTATTTGTTTCTTGTCCGCGGGGTGCGGCGGACACGACTCCTCGCCTGATGCACCATTGTCGACACCTGTTATTTCCGCTAAGGTTGCGACTGCCGAGATAACCGCAGCGCCGACGGTGCGCGAAGCCGTTGGCACCGTTCGCTCGATAACGACAAGCGCGATCCAAAGCAAAGCCGTTGGGCATGTAACCGCTGTACACGTGAAGTCCGGGGACAACGTGGAGGCGGGGGCCGTCCTTGTCGAGATTGACTCGCGAGACGCGGACGCCCAACTGAAGGCCGCGGAGAGCGGGTTGGTGGCGGCCCAGCGCGCGCTTGACGAGGCGAACAAAGGGCTTTCGGCGGCCGAGTCGGCGGCGAAGGCGGCGGAGGCTCAAAACGATTTGGCGCGTGCGACGTTTGACCGCCAATCGAAACTGCTGGCGGAAAAGGCCATCAGTAAACAGATGTTCGATGAGGCCGAGGCCGCGGCGAAATCGGCGGAAGCCGAGGCCCGCATGCGCGCCGAGGAAGTTTCCGCCGTACTCGCCAAGCGCGAACAGACGACCGCGGCAGTCGAACAGGCGCGCGCGGCCCTCGATGCAGCAAAAGTTTCGCTGAGTTACACGAAGGTCGTCGCGCCGTATGCGGGGATCATCGCATCGAAATCTGTCGATGTCGGCGATTTGGCATCGCCGGGAATGACGCTGTTCACGCTCGAAGACCGAATGTCCTACCGCCTCGAAGCGAATGTGGACGAGACAACGGTCGCTGGAATCCATGCAAACGATCCGGTGGCAGTATTGATAGACGGAATCTCGGAAAGCGCCGTTGACGGAACCGTCACTGAAATCGTGCCCGCTGCCGATCCCGCCAGCCGGACATCGATAGTCAAGATCGCATTGCCCCCCAACGACGCGTTGCGCTCGGGCCAATTTGGCCGCGCGCGGTTCGCTTCCGGCGAAACGGCGTCGCTATCGGTGCCGCGGTCGGCCCTCGTCACGCGGGGACAGTTGGAAGGGGTGTACGCACTCGACGCGAATGACGTAGCCCACCTGCGCCTCGTCAAAACGGGCAAGACGCTGGCTGACCGCGTCGAAGTGTTGTCCGGGTTGAACGAAGGCGATCGCTTTGTTGCCGAAGTTACGCCGGAAGTGGCCGACGGCGTGCGCGTCACGGCGCAGTAG
- a CDS encoding ABC transporter permease — protein MKAYLIRRLMLIVPSFIGISLITFIMLQLMPGNPVMLRLQKLQGTMGAGTVSPELIEQTKKLYGLDKPVWQQYALWLGRMCTLDFGTSFKDRRPVRDKILEAVPVTLQINIISIFLIYLFSVPIGVYSATHQRTWGDAATTFVLFLLYSLPSFWVAMLLIYFLGSGHPFSWFPIYGLNSLEFERMTWGQFLADRMWHLVLPVFCLTYGSLAEISQFSRSGMIDVIRQDYIRTARAYGFSEKIVIFKYAMRNSLIPIITLLATLLPALIGGSVIIENIFSIPGMGRLSFEAVLSRDYPTVMGILTFSAFLTLLGLILSDILYALTDPRIKFE, from the coding sequence ATGAAGGCCTACTTGATTCGCAGGCTGATGCTGATTGTCCCGTCATTTATCGGGATTAGCCTGATCACGTTCATCATGCTCCAGTTGATGCCGGGCAATCCCGTGATGCTGCGGCTGCAAAAGCTGCAGGGCACGATGGGCGCGGGCACTGTTTCACCCGAGCTTATCGAGCAAACGAAAAAGCTTTACGGCCTCGACAAGCCGGTGTGGCAGCAATACGCGCTCTGGCTCGGCCGAATGTGCACTCTCGACTTCGGCACATCATTCAAAGATCGCCGGCCCGTGCGCGACAAGATTCTGGAAGCGGTCCCCGTCACGCTACAAATTAATATCATTTCGATATTTCTCATCTATCTGTTTTCGGTACCTATCGGCGTTTACTCCGCGACTCACCAGCGAACATGGGGAGACGCCGCCACCACGTTTGTTCTGTTCCTGTTATACAGCCTGCCCAGTTTCTGGGTAGCCATGCTGCTCATCTACTTCCTCGGCAGCGGGCACCCGTTCAGTTGGTTTCCGATCTACGGCCTGAACAGTCTCGAATTCGAAAGGATGACGTGGGGGCAGTTTCTGGCGGACCGAATGTGGCACCTGGTGCTGCCGGTATTCTGTCTCACCTACGGCAGTCTTGCCGAGATCTCGCAGTTCTCGCGTTCCGGAATGATTGACGTAATTCGTCAAGACTATATACGCACCGCGCGTGCGTACGGGTTTTCGGAGAAGATTGTCATTTTCAAGTACGCGATGCGGAATTCGCTCATTCCGATCATTACTCTGCTGGCAACGCTGCTGCCCGCATTGATTGGCGGTAGCGTAATCATTGAGAACATCTTCTCGATTCCTGGCATGGGTCGTCTCAGCTTCGAGGCTGTGCTGAGTCGCGACTACCCAACCGTTATGGGAATTCTTACGTTTTCGGCATTCCTGACGCTGCTGGGACTGATACTCTCCGACATTCTCTACGCGCTTACCGATCCGAGGATCAAATTCGAATGA